One region of Chanodichthys erythropterus isolate Z2021 chromosome 17, ASM2448905v1, whole genome shotgun sequence genomic DNA includes:
- the sgsm2 gene encoding small G protein signaling modulator 2 isoform X4, with product MGSTTDEEFKEKLLWNVKREVKQIMEEAVTKKFVHEDSSHVIALCSSIEACLSHLLKRRAAGFLRSDKIAALFTKIGKVNTTASEICRKVQEQLQQQAEITRRTQSTGQEALRRQGSSAGRAPQPLSAQAIKHIWVRTALFEKVLDNVVQYIVDNASKYYEREALMHDSVFGPILAALLVGPCALEYTKLKTSDHFWTDPSANELVQRHRIHGAHRGQEVSPGRRPALGIRKRQSSGSMSEDKFAASAREYVESLHQNSRVHLLYGKNNVLVQPKKDMEVLRGYLSLHQTAETLTLKWTPNQLINGTLGDCDLEKSIYWDYALTVPLRQIVCIHCHQRPDCGGTLVLVSQDGIQRPPLHFPPGGHLLAFLSCLETGLLPRGQLEPPLWSQRGKGKVFPKLRKRNSTSRLVDQDGDGEEQIAADYVFRIVYPGHRHDSITINYHHTTGSRAPSLDDDEEEEDRLHAMISMICSRNLTDPNVMKDHGDMMEMQGFGGSPLSWQQGECTSHMSSCLSCSTGGSNASVELPAGCTCMHDRIPLKMLCQNMKRQIVSRAFYGWLAYCRHLSTVRTHLSALVNHNIVPPDKPCEASGGLSKDVWSKYQKDCKNYKELELLRLVYYGGVEHEIRKEVWPFLLGHYKFGMDKKDMAQIDEKITARYQQVMREWKACEVIVKQREKEMQSAIFAKLSSGSSIDSHVLRLIHRDSTISNEVFMSVDEPDAGGHNTSCEGGSTPTLTTVVTPAMLAPDERPLVEFDSPDSGLPSSRNYSVASGHSQIMSSIEDGQSMEEDTTPTGVLEEQGGRDSLSEDKLCSQLDKLATTTEGTTPSFSSYTIELLDTVALNLHRIDKDVQRCDRNYYYFTAINLEKLRNIMCSYVWEHLEIGYVQGMCDLLAPLMVILDDECLAYSCFTQLMKRMSQNFPTGGAMDTHFANMRSLIQILDSELFELMHQNGDYTHFYFCYRWFLLDFKRELLYEDVFAVWEVIWVAPRISSKHFVLFIALALVEVYRDIILDNNMDFTDIIKFFNEMAERHDVQHILRIARELVHKVQTLIENK from the exons GCTCCATTGAGGCTTGCTTAAGTCACCTGCTGAAGCGAAGAGCAGCCGGATTCCTCCGCAGCGATAAGATCGCCGCTCTCTTCACCAAGATCGGCAAGGTGAACACCACGGCCAGTGAGATCTGTCGCAAGGTTCAAGAACAGCTACAGCAACAGGCCGAAATCACCAG GAGGACCCAGAGCACAGGACAGGAGGCCCTCAGGAGGCAGGGCTCCTCTGCCGGCCGAGCGCCTCAGCCACTCTCCGCACAGGCCATCAAGCACATATGGGTCCGCACGGCCCTCTTTGAGAAAGTCCTGGACAATGTTGTGCAGTATATTGTGGATAACGCAAG TAAGTATTATGAAAGGGAGGCCCTCATGCACGACTCTGTGTTTGGCCCTATACTGGCAGCACTGCTGG TTGGGCCTTGCGCTCTAGAGTACACTAAGCTCAAGACGTCAGATCATTTCTGGACGGACCCGTCGGCCAATGAGCTGGTCCAGAGGCATCGCATCCACGGGGCCCACAGGGGCCAGGAGGTGTCGCCGGGACGTAGGCCTGCGCTTGGG ATCCGAAAGCGCCAGTCCTCAGGAAGCATGTCTGAGGATAAGTTTGCAGCCTCTGCGAGAGAGTATGTCGAATCCCTGCACCAAAACTCACGTGTTCACTTGCTCTACGGAAAGAACAATGTACTCGTTCAACCG AAGAAGGACATGGAGGTGCTGCGTGGTTACCTGTCCCTTCATCAGACGGCAGAAACACTCACGCTGAAGTGGACGCCCAATCAGCTAATCAATGGCACTCTGGGAGACTGTGACCTGGAGAAGAG TATTTATTGGGACTACGCTTTGACTGTGCCTTTAAGACAGATCGTCTGCATTCATTGTCACCAGCGCC CGGACTGTGGTGGTACTCTGGTGTTAGTAAGTCAGGATGGGATCCAGCGGCCTCCTCTGCACTTCCCTCCTGGGGGTCACCTGCTGGCTTTCTTGTCCTGTTTGGAGACGGGTCTACTGCCCCGGGGTCAGCTGGAGCCCCCCCTCTGGTCCCAGAGGGGTAAG GGCAAAGTCTTCCCTAAACTTCGTAAGAGAAACAGCACGTCCCGTTTAGTGGATCAGGACGGGGATGGAGAGGAGCAAATCGCTGCAGACTATGTGTTTCGCATCGTTTATCCGGGGCACCGGCATGACTCAA TCACTATAAACTACCACCACACCACGGGCAGTCGTGCGCCCTCTCTGGACGAcgatgaggaggaggaagatAGACTTCACGCTATGATCTCTATGATCTGCTCACGGAACCTCACAGATCCTAATGTCATGAAAG ACCACGGAGACATGATGGAGATGCAGGGTTTTGGCGGCAGCCCGTTGTCATGGCAGCAGGGCGAGTGCACCAGTCATATGTCATCTTGTCTGTCCTGCTCCACCGGGGGCAGCAATGCTTCCGTCGAGCTTCCAGCAGGCTGCACCTGCATGCATGACCG TATTCCACTGAAGATGCTGTGCCAAAATATGAAGAGACAGATTGTGTCTCGAGCGTTTTATGGCT GGCTGGCCTACTGTCGGCACCTGTCCACTGTGAGGACGCACCTTTCAGCACTGGTCAACCACAACATTGTCCCTCCGGACAAGCCCTGTGAAGCCTCTGGAGGGCTCAGCAAAGATGTGTGGAGTAAATATCAGAAAGACTGTAAG AATTATAAGGAGCTGGAACTGCTGAGGTTGGTTTACTATGGAGGGGTGGAGCATGAGATCAGAAAGGAAGTGTGGCCGTTTCTGCTAGGACACTACAAGTTCGGGATGGACAAGAAAGACATGGCTCAG ATTGATGAGAAGATCACAGCAAGGTATCAGCAGGTGATGCGGGAGTGGAAGGCATGTGAGGTCATTGTGAAGCAGCGGGAGAAAGAGATGCAGTCGGCCATCTTTGCTAAGTTGTCGTCAGGGAGCAGTATAGACAGCCACGTCCTCAGACTCATCCATAGGGACTCCACTATTAGCAATGAG GTATTCATGTCTGTAGATGAGCCTGACGCAGGGGGTCACAACACTTCATGTGAGGGAGGAAGTACTCCCACcttaaccactgtagtcacccCGGCCATGTTAGCCCCAGATGAGAGGCCGCTGGTGGAGTTTGACTCTCCAGACTCAGGCCTGCCCTCCTCCAGAAACTACTCCGTAGCCTCTGGACATTCCCAAATCATGTCCAGCATCGAAGATGGGCAGAGCATGGAGGAGGACACTACACCCACTGGCGTATTGGAGGAGCAGGGTGGACGGGACTCTTTGAGTGAGGACAAACTCTGCAGTCAGCTGGACAAGCTTGCAACCACCACCGAGGGCACTACTCCATCTTTCTCCTCCTATACG ATTGAGCTGTTGGACACGGTGGCACTGAACTTGCACAGAATAGACAAAGATGTCCAGCGCTGCGATCGCAACTACTATTACTTCACTGCCATTAACCTGGAGAAATTACGCAATATCATGTGCAG TTACGTGTGGGAACATCTGGAGATTGGCTATGTGCAAGGCATGTGTGACCTTCTAGCCCCACTGATGGTTATTCTGGATGATG AGTGCTTGGCCTACAGCTGTTTCACTCAGCTGATGAAAAGGATGAGTCAGAATTTCCCTACCGGAGGAGCCATGGACACTCATTTTGCCAATATGAGGTCACTAATACAG ATCCTTGACTCTGAGTTGTTTGAGCTCATGCATCAGAATGGAGATTACACCCATTTCTACTTCTGTTACCGCTGGTTCCTCTTGGACTTCAAAAGAG AGCTACTCTATGAGGATGTGTTTGCAGTATGGGAGGTAATCTGGGTCGCCCCTCGCATCTCCTCCAAGCACTTTGTCCTATTCATAGCATTGGCCTTGGTGGAGGTGTACAGAGACATTATCCTAGACAACAACATGGACTTTACTGATATCATCAAGTTCTTTAATG
- the sgsm2 gene encoding small G protein signaling modulator 2 isoform X3, translating to MGSTTDEEFKEKLLWNVKREVKQIMEEAVTKKFVHEDSSHVIALCSSIEACLSHLLKRRAAGFLRSDKIAALFTKIGKVNTTASEICRKVQEQLQQQAEITRRTQSTGQEALRRQGSSAGRAPQPLSAQAIKHIWVRTALFEKVLDNVVQYIVDNASKYYEREALMHDSVFGPILAALLVGPCALEYTKLKTSDHFWTDPSANELVQRHRIHGAHRGQEVSPGRRPALGIRKRQSSGSMSEDKFAASAREYVESLHQNSRVHLLYGKNNVLVQPKKDMEVLRGYLSLHQTAETLTLKWTPNQLINGTLGDCDLEKSIYWDYALTVPLRQIVCIHCHQRPDCGGTLVLVSQDGIQRPPLHFPPGGHLLAFLSCLETGLLPRGQLEPPLWSQRGKGKVFPKLRKRNSTSRLVDQDGDGEEQIAADYVFRIVYPGHRHDSITINYHHTTGSRAPSLDDDEEEEDRLHAMISMICSRNLTDPNVMKVDHGDMMEMQGFGGSPLSWQQGECTSHMSSCLSCSTGGSNASVELPAGCTCMHDRIPLKMLCQNMKRQIVSRAFYGWLAYCRHLSTVRTHLSALVNHNIVPPDKPCEASGGLSKDVWSKYQKDCKNYKELELLRLVYYGGVEHEIRKEVWPFLLGHYKFGMDKKDMAQIDEKITARYQQVMREWKACEVIVKQREKEMQSAIFAKLSSGSSIDSHVLRLIHRDSTISNEVFMSVDEPDAGGHNTSCEGGSTPTLTTVVTPAMLAPDERPLVEFDSPDSGLPSSRNYSVASGHSQIMSSIEDGQSMEEDTTPTGVLEEQGGRDSLSEDKLCSQLDKLATTTEGTTPSFSSYTIELLDTVALNLHRIDKDVQRCDRNYYYFTAINLEKLRNIMCSYVWEHLEIGYVQGMCDLLAPLMVILDDECLAYSCFTQLMKRMSQNFPTGGAMDTHFANMRSLIQILDSELFELMHQNGDYTHFYFCYRWFLLDFKRELLYEDVFAVWEVIWVAPRISSKHFVLFIALALVEVYRDIILDNNMDFTDIIKFFNEMAERHDVQHILRIARELVHKVQTLIENK from the exons GCTCCATTGAGGCTTGCTTAAGTCACCTGCTGAAGCGAAGAGCAGCCGGATTCCTCCGCAGCGATAAGATCGCCGCTCTCTTCACCAAGATCGGCAAGGTGAACACCACGGCCAGTGAGATCTGTCGCAAGGTTCAAGAACAGCTACAGCAACAGGCCGAAATCACCAG GAGGACCCAGAGCACAGGACAGGAGGCCCTCAGGAGGCAGGGCTCCTCTGCCGGCCGAGCGCCTCAGCCACTCTCCGCACAGGCCATCAAGCACATATGGGTCCGCACGGCCCTCTTTGAGAAAGTCCTGGACAATGTTGTGCAGTATATTGTGGATAACGCAAG TAAGTATTATGAAAGGGAGGCCCTCATGCACGACTCTGTGTTTGGCCCTATACTGGCAGCACTGCTGG TTGGGCCTTGCGCTCTAGAGTACACTAAGCTCAAGACGTCAGATCATTTCTGGACGGACCCGTCGGCCAATGAGCTGGTCCAGAGGCATCGCATCCACGGGGCCCACAGGGGCCAGGAGGTGTCGCCGGGACGTAGGCCTGCGCTTGGG ATCCGAAAGCGCCAGTCCTCAGGAAGCATGTCTGAGGATAAGTTTGCAGCCTCTGCGAGAGAGTATGTCGAATCCCTGCACCAAAACTCACGTGTTCACTTGCTCTACGGAAAGAACAATGTACTCGTTCAACCG AAGAAGGACATGGAGGTGCTGCGTGGTTACCTGTCCCTTCATCAGACGGCAGAAACACTCACGCTGAAGTGGACGCCCAATCAGCTAATCAATGGCACTCTGGGAGACTGTGACCTGGAGAAGAG TATTTATTGGGACTACGCTTTGACTGTGCCTTTAAGACAGATCGTCTGCATTCATTGTCACCAGCGCC CGGACTGTGGTGGTACTCTGGTGTTAGTAAGTCAGGATGGGATCCAGCGGCCTCCTCTGCACTTCCCTCCTGGGGGTCACCTGCTGGCTTTCTTGTCCTGTTTGGAGACGGGTCTACTGCCCCGGGGTCAGCTGGAGCCCCCCCTCTGGTCCCAGAGGGGTAAG GGCAAAGTCTTCCCTAAACTTCGTAAGAGAAACAGCACGTCCCGTTTAGTGGATCAGGACGGGGATGGAGAGGAGCAAATCGCTGCAGACTATGTGTTTCGCATCGTTTATCCGGGGCACCGGCATGACTCAA TCACTATAAACTACCACCACACCACGGGCAGTCGTGCGCCCTCTCTGGACGAcgatgaggaggaggaagatAGACTTCACGCTATGATCTCTATGATCTGCTCACGGAACCTCACAGATCCTAATGTCATGAAAG TAGACCACGGAGACATGATGGAGATGCAGGGTTTTGGCGGCAGCCCGTTGTCATGGCAGCAGGGCGAGTGCACCAGTCATATGTCATCTTGTCTGTCCTGCTCCACCGGGGGCAGCAATGCTTCCGTCGAGCTTCCAGCAGGCTGCACCTGCATGCATGACCG TATTCCACTGAAGATGCTGTGCCAAAATATGAAGAGACAGATTGTGTCTCGAGCGTTTTATGGCT GGCTGGCCTACTGTCGGCACCTGTCCACTGTGAGGACGCACCTTTCAGCACTGGTCAACCACAACATTGTCCCTCCGGACAAGCCCTGTGAAGCCTCTGGAGGGCTCAGCAAAGATGTGTGGAGTAAATATCAGAAAGACTGTAAG AATTATAAGGAGCTGGAACTGCTGAGGTTGGTTTACTATGGAGGGGTGGAGCATGAGATCAGAAAGGAAGTGTGGCCGTTTCTGCTAGGACACTACAAGTTCGGGATGGACAAGAAAGACATGGCTCAG ATTGATGAGAAGATCACAGCAAGGTATCAGCAGGTGATGCGGGAGTGGAAGGCATGTGAGGTCATTGTGAAGCAGCGGGAGAAAGAGATGCAGTCGGCCATCTTTGCTAAGTTGTCGTCAGGGAGCAGTATAGACAGCCACGTCCTCAGACTCATCCATAGGGACTCCACTATTAGCAATGAG GTATTCATGTCTGTAGATGAGCCTGACGCAGGGGGTCACAACACTTCATGTGAGGGAGGAAGTACTCCCACcttaaccactgtagtcacccCGGCCATGTTAGCCCCAGATGAGAGGCCGCTGGTGGAGTTTGACTCTCCAGACTCAGGCCTGCCCTCCTCCAGAAACTACTCCGTAGCCTCTGGACATTCCCAAATCATGTCCAGCATCGAAGATGGGCAGAGCATGGAGGAGGACACTACACCCACTGGCGTATTGGAGGAGCAGGGTGGACGGGACTCTTTGAGTGAGGACAAACTCTGCAGTCAGCTGGACAAGCTTGCAACCACCACCGAGGGCACTACTCCATCTTTCTCCTCCTATACG ATTGAGCTGTTGGACACGGTGGCACTGAACTTGCACAGAATAGACAAAGATGTCCAGCGCTGCGATCGCAACTACTATTACTTCACTGCCATTAACCTGGAGAAATTACGCAATATCATGTGCAG TTACGTGTGGGAACATCTGGAGATTGGCTATGTGCAAGGCATGTGTGACCTTCTAGCCCCACTGATGGTTATTCTGGATGATG AGTGCTTGGCCTACAGCTGTTTCACTCAGCTGATGAAAAGGATGAGTCAGAATTTCCCTACCGGAGGAGCCATGGACACTCATTTTGCCAATATGAGGTCACTAATACAG ATCCTTGACTCTGAGTTGTTTGAGCTCATGCATCAGAATGGAGATTACACCCATTTCTACTTCTGTTACCGCTGGTTCCTCTTGGACTTCAAAAGAG AGCTACTCTATGAGGATGTGTTTGCAGTATGGGAGGTAATCTGGGTCGCCCCTCGCATCTCCTCCAAGCACTTTGTCCTATTCATAGCATTGGCCTTGGTGGAGGTGTACAGAGACATTATCCTAGACAACAACATGGACTTTACTGATATCATCAAGTTCTTTAATG
- the sgsm2 gene encoding small G protein signaling modulator 2 isoform X5 has product MGSTTDEEFKEKLLWNVKREVKQIMEEAVTKKFVHEDSSHVIALCSSIEACLSHLLKRRAAGFLRSDKIAALFTKIGKVNTTASEICRKVQEQLQQQAEITRRTQSTGQEALRRQGSSAGRAPQPLSAQAIKHIWVRTALFEKVLDNVVQYIVDNASKYYEREALMHDSVFGPILAALLVGPCALEYTKLKTSDHFWTDPSANELVQRHRIHGAHRGQEVSPGRRPALGIRKRQSSGSMSEDKFAASAREYVESLHQNSRVHLLYGKNNVLVQPKKDMEVLRGYLSLHQTAETLTLKWTPNQLINGTLGDCDLEKSIYWDYALTVPLRQIVCIHCHQRPDCGGTLVLVSQDGIQRPPLHFPPGGHLLAFLSCLETGLLPRGQLEPPLWSQRGKGKVFPKLRKRNSTSRLVDQDGDGEEQIAADYVFRIVYPGHRHDSNHGDMMEMQGFGGSPLSWQQGECTSHMSSCLSCSTGGSNASVELPAGCTCMHDRIPLKMLCQNMKRQIVSRAFYGWLAYCRHLSTVRTHLSALVNHNIVPPDKPCEASGGLSKDVWSKYQKDCKNYKELELLRLVYYGGVEHEIRKEVWPFLLGHYKFGMDKKDMAQIDEKITARYQQVMREWKACEVIVKQREKEMQSAIFAKLSSGSSIDSHVLRLIHRDSTISNEVFMSVDEPDAGGHNTSCEGGSTPTLTTVVTPAMLAPDERPLVEFDSPDSGLPSSRNYSVASGHSQIMSSIEDGQSMEEDTTPTGVLEEQGGRDSLSEDKLCSQLDKLATTTEGTTPSFSSYTIELLDTVALNLHRIDKDVQRCDRNYYYFTAINLEKLRNIMCSYVWEHLEIGYVQGMCDLLAPLMVILDDECLAYSCFTQLMKRMSQNFPTGGAMDTHFANMRSLIQILDSELFELMHQNGDYTHFYFCYRWFLLDFKRELLYEDVFAVWEVIWVAPRISSKHFVLFIALALVEVYRDIILDNNMDFTDIIKFFNEMAERHDVQHILRIARELVHKVQTLIENK; this is encoded by the exons GCTCCATTGAGGCTTGCTTAAGTCACCTGCTGAAGCGAAGAGCAGCCGGATTCCTCCGCAGCGATAAGATCGCCGCTCTCTTCACCAAGATCGGCAAGGTGAACACCACGGCCAGTGAGATCTGTCGCAAGGTTCAAGAACAGCTACAGCAACAGGCCGAAATCACCAG GAGGACCCAGAGCACAGGACAGGAGGCCCTCAGGAGGCAGGGCTCCTCTGCCGGCCGAGCGCCTCAGCCACTCTCCGCACAGGCCATCAAGCACATATGGGTCCGCACGGCCCTCTTTGAGAAAGTCCTGGACAATGTTGTGCAGTATATTGTGGATAACGCAAG TAAGTATTATGAAAGGGAGGCCCTCATGCACGACTCTGTGTTTGGCCCTATACTGGCAGCACTGCTGG TTGGGCCTTGCGCTCTAGAGTACACTAAGCTCAAGACGTCAGATCATTTCTGGACGGACCCGTCGGCCAATGAGCTGGTCCAGAGGCATCGCATCCACGGGGCCCACAGGGGCCAGGAGGTGTCGCCGGGACGTAGGCCTGCGCTTGGG ATCCGAAAGCGCCAGTCCTCAGGAAGCATGTCTGAGGATAAGTTTGCAGCCTCTGCGAGAGAGTATGTCGAATCCCTGCACCAAAACTCACGTGTTCACTTGCTCTACGGAAAGAACAATGTACTCGTTCAACCG AAGAAGGACATGGAGGTGCTGCGTGGTTACCTGTCCCTTCATCAGACGGCAGAAACACTCACGCTGAAGTGGACGCCCAATCAGCTAATCAATGGCACTCTGGGAGACTGTGACCTGGAGAAGAG TATTTATTGGGACTACGCTTTGACTGTGCCTTTAAGACAGATCGTCTGCATTCATTGTCACCAGCGCC CGGACTGTGGTGGTACTCTGGTGTTAGTAAGTCAGGATGGGATCCAGCGGCCTCCTCTGCACTTCCCTCCTGGGGGTCACCTGCTGGCTTTCTTGTCCTGTTTGGAGACGGGTCTACTGCCCCGGGGTCAGCTGGAGCCCCCCCTCTGGTCCCAGAGGGGTAAG GGCAAAGTCTTCCCTAAACTTCGTAAGAGAAACAGCACGTCCCGTTTAGTGGATCAGGACGGGGATGGAGAGGAGCAAATCGCTGCAGACTATGTGTTTCGCATCGTTTATCCGGGGCACCGGCATGACTCAA ACCACGGAGACATGATGGAGATGCAGGGTTTTGGCGGCAGCCCGTTGTCATGGCAGCAGGGCGAGTGCACCAGTCATATGTCATCTTGTCTGTCCTGCTCCACCGGGGGCAGCAATGCTTCCGTCGAGCTTCCAGCAGGCTGCACCTGCATGCATGACCG TATTCCACTGAAGATGCTGTGCCAAAATATGAAGAGACAGATTGTGTCTCGAGCGTTTTATGGCT GGCTGGCCTACTGTCGGCACCTGTCCACTGTGAGGACGCACCTTTCAGCACTGGTCAACCACAACATTGTCCCTCCGGACAAGCCCTGTGAAGCCTCTGGAGGGCTCAGCAAAGATGTGTGGAGTAAATATCAGAAAGACTGTAAG AATTATAAGGAGCTGGAACTGCTGAGGTTGGTTTACTATGGAGGGGTGGAGCATGAGATCAGAAAGGAAGTGTGGCCGTTTCTGCTAGGACACTACAAGTTCGGGATGGACAAGAAAGACATGGCTCAG ATTGATGAGAAGATCACAGCAAGGTATCAGCAGGTGATGCGGGAGTGGAAGGCATGTGAGGTCATTGTGAAGCAGCGGGAGAAAGAGATGCAGTCGGCCATCTTTGCTAAGTTGTCGTCAGGGAGCAGTATAGACAGCCACGTCCTCAGACTCATCCATAGGGACTCCACTATTAGCAATGAG GTATTCATGTCTGTAGATGAGCCTGACGCAGGGGGTCACAACACTTCATGTGAGGGAGGAAGTACTCCCACcttaaccactgtagtcacccCGGCCATGTTAGCCCCAGATGAGAGGCCGCTGGTGGAGTTTGACTCTCCAGACTCAGGCCTGCCCTCCTCCAGAAACTACTCCGTAGCCTCTGGACATTCCCAAATCATGTCCAGCATCGAAGATGGGCAGAGCATGGAGGAGGACACTACACCCACTGGCGTATTGGAGGAGCAGGGTGGACGGGACTCTTTGAGTGAGGACAAACTCTGCAGTCAGCTGGACAAGCTTGCAACCACCACCGAGGGCACTACTCCATCTTTCTCCTCCTATACG ATTGAGCTGTTGGACACGGTGGCACTGAACTTGCACAGAATAGACAAAGATGTCCAGCGCTGCGATCGCAACTACTATTACTTCACTGCCATTAACCTGGAGAAATTACGCAATATCATGTGCAG TTACGTGTGGGAACATCTGGAGATTGGCTATGTGCAAGGCATGTGTGACCTTCTAGCCCCACTGATGGTTATTCTGGATGATG AGTGCTTGGCCTACAGCTGTTTCACTCAGCTGATGAAAAGGATGAGTCAGAATTTCCCTACCGGAGGAGCCATGGACACTCATTTTGCCAATATGAGGTCACTAATACAG ATCCTTGACTCTGAGTTGTTTGAGCTCATGCATCAGAATGGAGATTACACCCATTTCTACTTCTGTTACCGCTGGTTCCTCTTGGACTTCAAAAGAG AGCTACTCTATGAGGATGTGTTTGCAGTATGGGAGGTAATCTGGGTCGCCCCTCGCATCTCCTCCAAGCACTTTGTCCTATTCATAGCATTGGCCTTGGTGGAGGTGTACAGAGACATTATCCTAGACAACAACATGGACTTTACTGATATCATCAAGTTCTTTAATG